In the genome of Methylococcus sp. EFPC2, the window CACTGGCCTTGAGTAAGTTGCCGATCGAATAACCAAAATCTAGCCAACCCGCCACAGGTGCATGCCATGAAAACCCGACTGACCTCCTACGCGACCGTCCTGCTCCTGCTCGCCTCTCCCGTTTTCGCCGCCGAGCCCGCCAAGGACGCTCTGCCGGTGATACCGGACAGCACGGAAAAGAAAATTCTCGGCCACATGCAGGAAGCCAACCTGCAAAAACTGCAGGGCTGGCCGGGCATGATCTTTTATTGCCCCAGCGAAGAAAGCGCCATCCCCGCCGTCAAGCAAATCTGCACCGACGCTTACGCCAAGCTGGAAGCGCTGTCGGTACAAAACGGCGTGAAATTCAACAAGGCCCGCAACGCCAACGACGTGGCCCTGCTGCCCCACCTGACCGGGCGCCTGAAACTGCTGATCGAACTGACCCCGACCGAAGCCAGCGCGCAGCCGGCCGCCATTGCCGCGCGCGTCTCCGTGCTGGCGCATTACACCAACGCCATCAACCGTTACGCCGACCTGAACCAGGACGAGAGCCAGACCAAACATCCGCTCAACGTACCGCAGCATGTCGACGCCATTCTGTGGGAAACCAGCCTGGTACGCGCCGGCGCCAGCCTGGACGCCCTCTCCAAGCCGGTTGCCGACGGACTGGCGGCAGGCCTGGAACAGTTCTTCGCCGATTACGCCAAGGCCAACAAATAAGCCCTAGGCACGGGTCGCCGCGCCGATGAGCAAGGCACCGCTCACGCCTGACGGTCAGGCCCCGAAACCGCGCCCCCGGCGGGCCACCGCCAGGAAAGCACCCAAACGCAAGGCCGCAGCGCAAAATCCGACAGCGGACGTCTCGGCCCGCCGGAAACTGGCCTTGCTGGCTGCGGAGGGCCTGGCGCTATGCATCGCGGCTTTGGTGACCATCCTCTCGACGCTGGGCCGCGCCGCCGAACACTTCGGCGGCACCGGGTTCTGGTCCAGCCTGTTACCCTTCGCGCTCGCCGTGCTGGGGCTGGGTCTGATACACGCCTTGTTCCTATGGCTGTGGCTGCACGCGCGCGGCTGGCTGTCCACACGGGCGATCTTCTGGCCGGCCTCGGCGGCCCTGGCCATCGCCCTGGTTGCCGGCGGCTACGGCTGCCGTAACGAATTCGCCCACGAATTGGGTGCCTTGCGCACCCTGGTCGGCGGTGTACAGGAAGCCGAGCGCAACACCGTCGCCCACCAGGTCTACGCGGCCTATCGCCGGACCGATCTGGCGCAGATGCAGAAGATGATGGCGCGGGCGGAGCCCTTTCTCCCGGCCATACACGAAGCCGCCGGCATCTACCGGGTGGACGAGGAGGTGCTGGTCGGCGTGGCGGCCGCCGAATCGTCCTTCCTGCCGCGCGACAGCCGGGACGGCGGACGCGGTCTGTTCCAGATCACCGCGCCGCCCAAATCCGCGGCCGCACAGGCACGCCAGCGCCTCGGCGTGGCCGAGCTGAACCTGGCCGATGCGCGGCACAACGCCCACGTGGCAGCCGCCACCTTGAATCTCTATTTGCAGGAGATGCGCGGCGATTTGTTCCTGGGTCTTCTGGCCTACAACATCGGCCCGCAGAACGGCGGCCTGCTCTCCATCATGAAGCAATACGGCGCCCGCGATTTCGCCACCATCCAGCCCTATCTGCAAAACCTGCCCAGGGATTACCCCATACGGGTGCTCAGCGCCGCCCTCGCCTACCGGCTCTGGCACGGCGAGGGCAAACTGCCGCGTTACGAAGAAGGCGACAACGCCTTGCACATCCAGCGGCTGGGCATACCGGGAATGGCGGCCGGCTGAAGCTTACCGCCCACAATCGGCAGTTTCCCTAGCAACAACGCTGCTCATAGCCTGCTGATATATCAGCAGAGCCCATCGCATCCCGCCGCATCGACCGGTCCAACCCAACTTCAGCGTTCGCACCGGCGGACGATTGCACCGCTATTTCTACGCCTGAAAATGCTATTTCGGCCTCCGGCCGTGCACGAGCCATGACCGCAGCCGGAGGCCCGATAGTTGCTATGGAATCTGCCTGTATCCCGACCGGCCACGCGTACGCCTCCCTCGCGTCGAGGCCGGGTGGATTTTCGTTATCTGTCTATTTAGGAGCGTGCTCATGTCCACGAAAAGCAAGCTGGTCCTTGGCCTTGCCCTGGCCGGATTTCTCGGCGCCACCGTGCCCGCCAACGCCCATCACGCGTTTTCCGCGGAATTCGACGCCGAGCAGCCCATCGAGCTGAAAGGCACGGTAACCAAGCTGGAACTGGTCAACCCGCATAGCTGGCTGTATCTGGACGTCGCGCAACCCGACGGCAGCGTCGCCAACTGGGGCTTCGAATTCGGCGCGCCCTTCAGCCTGAAAGAGAAGGGCGTGACCAAGGCCACCCTGCCGGTTGGCAGCCAGGTCAGCATCCAGGGCTACCGCGCCAAGAACGGCAAGAACTTCGGCTACGCCGTGACCACCGTTCTGGCCGACGGCCGCGCGGTCAAGACCGGCGGCGCCCAGGACGCGCCGGGCTCCCAGGCAGCCGCGCAGTAAGGCCCGAGGAGACCCCGGCTTGAACACTTCCGTGAAGCAACCATCGTCCCGCTTCCGCCGCCTGGGCGTCGCCGTCGTCCTGGCGGCCGGCGCCCTGGGGCTGTCGAGTGCCGTCCAGGCGGCAGCGGGTAAGATTCCGCGCCTGGCCAACGGCAAGCCGGACTTTTCCGGCATCTGGCAGACCACCAGCGCCGCCGATTATGACCTGGAGCCGCATGCCAACCGCAAGGATGCCCCGCCCTTCGCAGGCGCCGTAGAAGGCGGCACCATCCCCTATCTGCCCAAGGCCCTGGAGCAGAAGAAGAAAAATTTCGCGGCCCGCGCCACCGACGATCCTGCCCTCAAGGGCTACACGCTGGGCGTGCCGCGCGGCATCTACTATCCGGAGCCTTTCCAGATCTTCCAGCGTAAGCAGGACTTGACCCAGGTCTTCCAGTTCGGCCATTCGGTGCGGACTATCTACACCAACGAGACCGATCACCCCAAGGATCCCTACGATTGGTGGCTGGGCGATTCGCGCGGCCATTGGGAAGGCGACACCCTGGTGGTGGACGCCCGCTTCTTCAACGACAAGACCTGGTTCGACCGCGCCGGCAACTTCCACAGCGACCAACTGCACGTGGTCGAGCGCTGGACCTATCTCGATCCCAACACCATCGAATACAAGGCGACCGTCGAGGACCCGCAGGTGTTCAGCCGGCCGTGGAACGTCGGCGTGATTCTGTACCGCCACCGCGAAAAAGACTTCCAGTTGATCGAGGACTACCGGTTCACCCTGGACTACGACGAACACTACCCGCCGAAGCCGCCCGCCCAATAAGCCAAGAGGACTTTATGACTAAGCATGAGCAAGCCCGGCTGCTTTCCGGGCTGGTTGTTTCGGCACTGGCGCTGGCGCCTTTAACGGGCATGGCGGCGGACGAGCCCAAGGCCAAGCCGGTCGAGACCGCGCCCGCCCCGCAACCGCAGGCCCAGACACCGCGCGAGCCGCGTATCGGCGGACCGGGCATCGAGCAGGAACGGCATTTCGACAAGATCGCAGCCGGGCGTTGGACCGGCCCGAAACTGCCCGACGGCCAGCCCGACGTGCAGGGCCATTGGTCCAACACTATCGCCAACCACAACAATTTCACCGATCCGCAGGGCGGCATCCCCAACGATCCCGCACCGAACCGTCGGGCCAAGGGCCCGCGCGAAGAACGGGCGCCCAGCCGGGTGAGCGATCCCGGCGACGGCCAGGTGCCTTTCCAGCCCTGGGCGGCGGAGAAGGTGAAGGAATTCCAGGTCGGCTTCCACAATCCGACCCAGCCGGAATATATCGAGCCCCTGGCGCGCTGCGCCCCGGGCGGCGTGCCCAAGTCGTTGTACTGGCACGGCTACGAGATCAGCCAGTATCCGGGCTACGTGGTATTCCAGTTCAATTCAGGCACCCGCATCATCCACCTGGACGGCAAGCCGCACCTGCCCGAGAACATCAAGTTGTGGAATGGCGATTCGCGCGGCCACTGGGAAGGCAACACCCTGGTGGTGGACGTGACCAACCACAACGGCAAGGCCTTGTTCGGCCGCTCCGGCGAATTCATCAGCGAAAACGGCCACATCCAGGAACGCTACACCTTCAGCAACGACGGGGCCCGCTACGTCTACGAGGCGACCCTGACCGACCCGACCGTCTATACGCGACCGTTCACCGTGACCATCCCGGCGCGCAAGTGGACGGCCAAGGACAAGCCCAACGGCTGGCATTTCGAAGTCGAACCGGCCAACTACGTGGGCAAGGCGCCACTGAAGGAACCCGTGCTCGACCGCTACGAGCGCGTCTGCGCCGAAAACAACGGCGGCTTCGGGCTGGTGGCGGCGGAACAGGGAAAGAAATAAGCCGTAGGGCGGGCAAACGGCCTTTTCGTTTGCCCGCCGACACCCGGTGGGCAGATGCAGCCTGCTCACGAAATCAATCGTGCAATTTCACTATCATGTCCCTGACTGAATTCGCACTAACCCTCAACGACTCGGCCCTGGGGACCGCCCTGCGGGAGTCGGTCTACGCCTTTCCCATCGTCGAGGGCCTGCATCTGATAGGCCTGGCTTTGTCGGTGGGGCTGCTGGTCTTTGTCGATCTGCGCCTGCTCGGCCTTTTCCTCAAACAGCTGCCGGTCGAGCATATCCTGCGCCCGCTGCGGCCCTGGCTGCTGGGTGGCTTCGCGGTAACGCTGACGACCGGCGTGCTGCTGTTCCTCGCCGGCGCGGCCAAGATCGTCCTGCTGCCCGTGTTTTTCTACAAGCTGGGCTTCATCGCCCTGGCCGGCTTCAACGCCTGGTGGTTCGAACGGCGCTGGGGACGCCGGGTCAACGACTGGGGCCGGCTGGCCAAGCTCCCGGCCGGGGTGCGTTTCGCCGGCCTGGCCTCGCTGCTGTTGTGGAGTCTGGTGGTCATCACGGGTCGCTTGATTCCCTATATGAGCTACGAATGAGGCGGCCGTGAGTACTTTGGAGTTTTTTCAACAGGTTCAGGCCAGTCCGTTCAGCAAACACATCGGCCACTTGAATCATTTGTTCGGCGCCACCCTGGAGTTGGCGCACATCTTAGGGATGCTGCTGGTGCTCTCTCCCGTCGTGCTGGTGGGCCTGCGCCTGCTGAACCTGGGCTTGCGCCGGGCCTCGCTGCCCGAACTGGTTCGGGCGACCTCCAAGCTGATCTGGGTGGGGCTGGGCCTGCTGGCCGTCTCCGGCACGCTGATCCTGATTCCCGCCGCCACCAGCTATTACCCCAACAGCTTCCTCTGGTACAAGTTCATCCTGCTGGGACTGGCCCTGCTGGTCCACCTGACCCTGTACCGTGCAATCACCCGCTCGGAATATCCCAACCGTCTGCTGGCCGGATTCACCAGCGTTCTTGCCTTGGGGCTATGGTTCGGCGTCGCTTTCGCCGGCCGATTCATCGGATTTTTTTAAGCCGCGGCCGAACTACCCTCCAGTCCCGAAACCGAAGGAAACCGCTTGAGAACCTCAGCGCTCATACCCGCCGCCCTCGCCGTCATTTTTTTGCAGGCTTGCACGCTGACCGTCCGCGATGGCAACCCTTACAAGCCGACCGCCACGCTGCAGGAGATCATGACTTCCATCATCGATCCCAACATCGATTACGTGTGGAACTCCGTATCCACCGTCAGCACGGCGCAAGGCACGGAAGAGCGCCAGCCACGGACGGACGAAGACTGGAATGCGGTCAGGCAGCACGCGTTGACCGTGGTCGAGGCCAGCAATCTGCTGCTGGTCAAGGGCCGGGCGGTGGCCAGGAAAGGCGCCAACACCTCGTCGGGCGGTGCCGAGCTACATCCCGAGGACATCGAAAAAGCCATCGCCGCCCAGCGGGCGGATTTCGTGAAACGCACGGACGAATTCCATGACGCCGCCCTGCGCCTCATCGCCGCCATAGACCGGAAGAATGCCGACGAACTGGTCGAAGCCGGAGGCGCCGTCGAACACGCCTGCGAGCAATGCCATAGCCAATTCTGGTACCCGAACGACAAAAAGCCCAAATAGAAGCGACGCTTGGGTACACCCGGACCGCCGGCAAATACGATGCATATTAACCCGGCCCAAATATGTCATAGTGGGAGCGGCCTTCAGGCCGCGATCTTCGCGGGCTAAAGCCCGCTCCCACAAATAAATATTTAGGGCCGGGAATAGGCCGAATCAGTCATCGCCCGCCCTGACGTCACGATGGCACACACGTGGAAACAGCAACGCGTTTTCCAGAAAGATGTGATGCATCAAATTGGTTTCCAGCTCTTCCAGCGCCCGATAAACGGACCGGAATGTCGAAGACACGTCGTCGGGAAGCGCGTAATCGGCAGTCAGCTCGCGCATCTTCTTCAGCCGTTCCCCTAGCCGCTTGTGCTCCGCCTCGTTCTGACAGATCACATCGTCGATGGACGCGAAGCCGGCGAGCGGCGATAGGCGTGCTCCGCACGCCTGTTTATCGAGCGCCTTGATATAAGGCAGCAGAAACTGCTCTTCCTTGAGCAGGTGTGCTTCGAGCATCGCGCTCAGTTCCACGAAACACTCGCCCACGGCTTTAACTTCCGCGTGGGCGGCGCCGTGTGCTTTGATCACCTTGGCGAGCAGGGTTTCGATGAGTGGCAGTTTGGCGCGGGTAAACGCGTGGTGTCGACCGGCGATGAATCCCGCCTGCTCAGTGAGCGTGCGCTCCGATACGCACGGATGATCCTGTCCATCCTGCCGGAGCCGGGCAAGCGCCGTAACGACCTCGGCCAGATCGCGATTGGCCCTGCGGCAGGCCTGCGCCAGCGTATGTTCGTCGTCGCAGTCCTCATTCAGATGATAAGCCTCCAGCAGCCTTGCGGCCGCGGGACTGGATAAGGCGATTTCTCCCAGACTCATTGCCGTGCTGATCGACATGGCAATGTCCCTGCGGATGGCCGATCAGGACGATAGGCTGACGTTGAACGCATCGGCATAAATGTCTTTCATCGATGCGCCGGCCAGGAATGCGTTCTTTTTGGCCGACTTGACCATTTCAGGATGGCCGCAAAGATACATGCGCCAGTTCTTGAGATTGGGCACGTGCCGCAGGGCCACTTCATGGGCCCGCCCTTTGGCGTACTGATGCGGGACGTCCTCGCCGGAAAGGCAAGGGACGTAGTCAAAATTGGAATATTGCTTAACCAAATCGTTCAGTTCGCCGACCAGGTAGAGTCCGCTCCGGTCACGGCTACCGTGAAACAGGCGGATGGGTCCGCTATGGCCGTGGTGCAAGGCGTCGCGGATGATGCCATAAAGGGGCGCAAGGCCGGAGCCGGTGCCTATCAGTATCAGGCCTTGCTCCGGATTGCCGGGCACGTAAAAGCAGTCGCCGGCGGGGCCGCGTATCTCCACGGTCTGGCCGACACGCAATTGCTCGTGTATCCATCCGCTGACCCGGCCGTTCGGCAGACGGCGGACATGCAGATGTATATGATCGTCCTCGTGCGGTACGCTGGCGATCGAATAGGCGCGGACCAGGCCGGTGTCGCGGGCCAGGTTGATGAATTGCCCGGGCCGGTATTCGATCGGGGCGTGGGACTCCAGCACCACCTGCATGATATCGCCGTTCAGCAATTCCAGCTTCTTGACGGTGGCGGGAAGTGCGGCCTGTTCGTCATCCGGCAGGGCGACCTCGAGATCTTCCGTGGGATGGCAAACACAAGCCAGGAAATAGTTCTGCAGCTTGAGGCTGTCTTTGAGGCCTATTTGCGCGGACTCCGGCGGCACGCCGCGGGTTGCACGCATCAAACAGGTCTGACAGGCTCCGCTACGGCAGGAAAAAGGGACAGGCACGCCGCGGCCGGTGAGGCCATCCAGCACGGATAGCTGCTCGCCCAGGGGAAAACAATCTTTTGCGTACGTGATATTCACCATGACGGCATGCCTGTCCGAGCGAGGGAGATGGTTAACGGCCCAGCACGTCGTTGCGCGTGCTTTCGGCGATGCCGGCTACTTGAGCGATCAGGTTTTCCGGTACTTTCAATTCGCGCAAGGTGGCACCGAGGTCCTCGATGACCGCGTCGAAGTGCGAGTCGTTCAAACCTTGGGCGACCAGTTGAGCGTGGCCACGGCGCATGTCGAGGCCGGTGTAATTGTGCGGGCCGCCGAACGCCATGGTCAGGAAAGCCTTCTGCTTCGCGGCCTGTTTGTCCATGTCCACGCCTTCGAAGAAGCGGCTAATGCGGCCATCGGTGAGTACCTTGCGGTAGAAGATATCGACTGCGGCATTCACCGCGGCTTCGCCACCCAGTTTTGCGTACAGGGAGTCGTGTGTTTGTTCCCACCAAGTAGCCAGGCTCTTTTCAGTCATGTTTTTATCCTCTCGGATCGTATGCGTCAACACTGAACACCGTCTGCTCATGGCAAGCGCCTAAAGAAGCATTGAAAATGAATGTTAGTAGTCGATACAAAAGCTGTCAAGTTAAAAATAGTGACCTATATTCATCGTTGACAGATTTAAAGATGTAAATAAAATGCAGCTAACGCAATTTACTGACTATTCGCTGAGAGTATTGATCTATCTGGCGCGCAACCCCGAAGCGGGACCCGCCACCGTGCCGGAGATCGCGGCGTATCACGGCATATCGCGGAACCACCTGGTGAAGGTGGTCAACAACCTGGCGAATCAAGGATTCATTCTGACCAGCCGGGGCAAGGGCGGCGGCATGCGCTTGGCCCGACCGGCGCACATGATAGGCGTGGGCGAAGTCGTCCGACTGACCGAACCGCACATGAACATCGTGGAGTGCTTCGATCCGAAGGCGAATGCCTGCACCATCACGCGCGGCTGCTTTCTCACGGGTATCCTGTACGAGGCGCGGCGGGCGTTCATGAGCACGCTGGACAAATACACCCTGGCCGATGCGGCTCAGGTCGGCATCCCTGGGACATTGCGCGGCGGACCGGGCGAGCGGCCCGCCTAGCATTCCGTATTCCGTCACGCGCGGTCGACACAGCTCGGGCCACTCCGGCGCCGGCGATCCGCGAGTCTAAATTTCCCATCACCGGGCGGCCTTGTGGACAGGGTTGCGGGACCTTCGGGCGGTGGACGGCGAGTCGGTCGATACGGGGGGTACGCTGCAAGCGTCATCCCCCGTATCGCTTTGCGGCACCACGTTCGCCAGGATGATTTCCTGCGCCTTGCGCTCCGCGGCGACGAGCTCGTCGGCAAAGATGTCGGTTCCATATTCCTGGGTGGAGGTGCTCGCCAGCGAGACATCCACGGACTGGCCGGGTTCGCTGACGTGGATGGATGTCACGGTGGACAGTCCGGGGCGTAAAGGTCTTTGCCGGACTTCCGCCTGATCCAACGCGATGCGCACCGGCACGCGCTGAACGATGTGGATGAAATTGCCGGTGGCGTTATCCGGCGGCAGCAACGCATACACGCTGCCGGTTCCAGGGTTCACCCCCTCCACCGTACCGTGAAAAATCCGCTCCTTGCCATAAACGTCGACGAGCACGCGCGCCGCTTGTCCCGGCCGCACATGCTGCAACTCGGTCTCGCGCAGATTGGCTTCCACCCACAGGTGGTCCAAGGGCACCACCATCATGAGCGGATCGCCGGGATGAACCCGGTCCCCGACCTGGACCTTGCGGGAAGCCACGTAACCGGAAACCGGCGCTCGGATCTGCTGGCGGAGCAGTTCCAGATAGGCGTTGACGAATTGCTGTTTGGCCGCTTCGACCTCGGGATGATCCACCCGGCGGGTCCCGCCCACCCGCGACTCCACGGCCCGCAGATCAGCTTCCGCCTCCCGCTGCTCGGCTTCGAGCGCCTGCATCTGGTCTTCGGCATTTTGCAAGACCTGTTCGGACACCGAACCGCTGGGTATCGCCTGCCGAAAGCGGCTCACGTCGTGCCGCACTTTCGCGAGCTGTGCGGAGCGGGCGGCCACTTTCTGGCAAAGTTGCTGGCGCGTGGCGAACAGCGCGCCCAGCCCGCGTACCGTCCGTCCCAGCTCACCCTCGCGCTGGCCCAGCGTGGCGAGGGCGCGATGCTCGTCCAGCCTGACCAGCAGGTCGCCCTTGTTCACATGCCGGGTTTCTTCGGTCAAAACCTGAGTGACGATGCCGGTGGCATCCGCGTCCACCGGCAGGAGGTTGCCGGTCACGAAGGCGTTGTCGGTCACCACCCAAAACCGGGCGTGTAGCCACCAATAAGCGGCATAGGCCAAGGCGCTGGCGAGCACCAGAAAAGCGGCGAGCCGCAAACGACGGTTGCGCCGGGCGCGGAGGGTCTTGGGATAAGTCTTCATCGAGGTGCGGGATGTCTTCCTGGCCTACGGTTTGAGGTGGCGAGCCTGCCCTATTCCGGCGGATTCGACGGGCGGACACCGTCGGCACCGCTCGTATACCCGCCCCCCAAGGCTTCGATGAGATCGGCCATGGCCAGGAATTGATCGGTTTCCAGGGTCTTCAAGGCATATTCCTGGCTGAGGACGGAATGGCGGCGGCTCAACACCGCTCGCCGGTCGTCCAGACCGCTGCGCAAGCGCTCCTGAGCCAGATCGAAGGCCGCACGCTGGGCGGCCAGCAGGCGGTTTTGCGCTTCGACGCCGAGGCGGGCCTGTCGCCAGTTGTCCAGGCTGTCGGCGACCTCCCGCACGGCTTGCAACAAGGTCTGGTTGTAGGACTCCACCGCGCCGTCGTATTCCGCCCGCTGCGCCGACAGCTCTCCGCGCAGCCGTCCGCCTTCGAACAGGGGCAAACGCAATCCCGGCGCCACCCCGTAGGCGAAACTGGAGCCCGAGAACAAAATGTTGGCCAGGGAACTCGCTCCCTTGGTCATGCGCAAGGCGCTCAGCCCGACGAAAGCGGTCAGATCGACGGTCGGAAAAAAACTGGCCTTGGCGACCTTGATCCGTTGCGCCGCCGCCTCGGCCCGGTGCAGGGCCGCGGCCAGATCCGGGCGGTGGGCGAGCAAACCGAGCGGCAACGTCGTCGGCAGTGGAATCCGCTCCGGCAGACTCACCTGATCGACGAACAGATCCTGCGTCGCATCCGGACCCTGTCCCACCAGGCGGGCCAGCAGGTTGCGTTGCAGATTCAGATGATCCTGGACGCCGGCTTCGCGCTCGTTGACCGCTTCCAGTTCGGAGCTGACCTGCTTCACCGGATCGGCGGCATCCAGACCCAGCGCAAAGCGCGTTTCGACCACTTGCAGCCATTCGCGCTGCAGCGCCGCCTGAGCCCGGATCAGATCGAGTTGCTGCCGCAACGCCACCCCGCGGAAGTAGGCTCTGGCAATCGCGGCGGTCAATTGCAGCCTCACTTCGGCCTGCTCCGCCTCTTCGGCTGCCGCCTCGCCCAGCGCGGCGTCCAGCGCGGCGCGGTGTTTACCCCAGAAATCGAATTGATAGCGCAGGCTCAAGGGCGTTACGAAAGCCGCAACGATGTCCGCCCCGCGCAACGCGACGTTGTAGCCATGCTCGGAAAACCGCGCCGTTTCCACGCCGGCGGCCGCGTCGAGGAAGGGCAGCAGCCGTGCGCCTTCCACGCGGGCCAAAGCTTGCGCCTGACGCAGGCGGGCAGCGGCAAGCTTCAAGCCGGGATTGTCCCGTAGCGCTATGTCCGCGAGGCGGTCGAGCTCGGCGCTGCCGAACTGCCGCCACCAGCGGTCCCGGGGCCAGAGCCCCGACGGGCTCAGCGCCTCCCCTTGGCGCGCCTGTGCAAGCGTATCGCTCAGTCCCTGGGGATGAGCGAAGTCGGCGCGCCTCCCTTCGTCGGGCATCCAGGCGCAACCGGCGACCCACAGCAGGGCCGTCAGGACCAGTCCAGGCCATGCCCGTCGCCGAGCCAAGGGCGAAACGCTCATGGCTCCTCCATCAGTTCTTCGACGCGGATTTCGTTCAAATCCTCCGCCATGCTCGGATGCAGCGGCCGGTGGGTGGCATGGGCCAACCAGACGAGGGCCGCCAGGCCGAGGAACAGATAACTTGCCAGCAGGAACGCGTCGTTCAACGCCAGTATGCCGGCCTGTTGCCTGATCAGAGCCCCCAGCTTGGCCGTGGCGCTCCCGGCGTCGAGGCCGGCATTTTCCAGCCGCGCGGAGGCCTGCTGCAGCAAGTCGAGCGAGGCAAACCGCCGCCCCCCGAAATGATCCGCCAGATCGAGCTGGTGGAAAGGACTGCGCCGAAACAGCACCACCCCTTGCAAGGTGATGCCGAAAGCACCGGCGGCAATACGCAGCAGCGCGACCGCTTCGGCGGCGCGCATCACCGGGGTTCCCGACAGTCCATGCAGCGTCAGCGCGGTGAGGGGAGTGAAGAACGAACCCAGGAAGAAGCCGAGCAGCAGCATGGGCCAGACGATTTGATCGAAGGACTCGGCGGCATCGAACAAGCCTATCCATCGGAAGGTAAAGGCGAATCCCAACAGGTTGAGACAGGCGAACAGGCGGGCGTCCACGCCCTTGATCAGTTCATGCATGACGGCGATCACCGGCGCCGCCAACAGAAACATGGACAGAAACAACAGGCCCGCCAGATAGGAGGTATATCCCAACAACAATTGCAGTTGGACGATGAACAGCGAAAGCAGGCCTTGTATCCCCAGGAATCCCACGGTGAGACAAATCGTGCCGATGGCAAAATTGCGATGGGCGAACAGGCGGACATCGAATGCCGGGTGGCGTTCGCCCTGCTCCCAGATGACCAGACAGGGCAGCGCCACGATGACGGCGATGAATACGCCGCGAAGAAAGAGCGAATCCAGCCAGTCGAAATCGTTGCCTTGATTCAGCAGGGTCTGGACGCCACCGAGGATCAGGCTCAACAGCATGAAGCCGACGAAATCGAAGCGGGTGTAGCGGCGCCGGCATCCCCGGCCATACAGCAAGGATCCGGTGACGCCGGCGATGCCCAAGGCACACACGATGTTCAGGCCGAACAAATGGCGCCAACCGAGCTCGTCGGCTATCCACCCGCCCACCAGGCAGCCGACCGTGAACGGCGTGAGGGTGAACATGCCCCACACCCCCAGCCCCACCGACTTGAGCCGGTCCGGATATTCCTGCAAGAGCAGGGCCTGCCCGATGGGCAGGGTAATGCCGCCGGCAAAGCCCAGGAATATGCGCGCCGGCAGAAACAGCCAGAGGGTCTCGCTGATGGCGCACAGGTAGGAGGCCACGGCATAGGCGACGAAAGCGGTCGCCAGGACAGGATAATCCCCCCACCGCCCGGACATCCAGCGGGCGATGGGAAA includes:
- a CDS encoding HlyD family efflux transporter periplasmic adaptor subunit; its protein translation is MKTYPKTLRARRNRRLRLAAFLVLASALAYAAYWWLHARFWVVTDNAFVTGNLLPVDADATGIVTQVLTEETRHVNKGDLLVRLDEHRALATLGQREGELGRTVRGLGALFATRQQLCQKVAARSAQLAKVRHDVSRFRQAIPSGSVSEQVLQNAEDQMQALEAEQREAEADLRAVESRVGGTRRVDHPEVEAAKQQFVNAYLELLRQQIRAPVSGYVASRKVQVGDRVHPGDPLMMVVPLDHLWVEANLRETELQHVRPGQAARVLVDVYGKERIFHGTVEGVNPGTGSVYALLPPDNATGNFIHIVQRVPVRIALDQAEVRQRPLRPGLSTVTSIHVSEPGQSVDVSLASTSTQEYGTDIFADELVAAERKAQEIILANVVPQSDTGDDACSVPPVSTDSPSTARRSRNPVHKAAR
- a CDS encoding efflux transporter outer membrane subunit: MSVSPLARRRAWPGLVLTALLWVAGCAWMPDEGRRADFAHPQGLSDTLAQARQGEALSPSGLWPRDRWWRQFGSAELDRLADIALRDNPGLKLAAARLRQAQALARVEGARLLPFLDAAAGVETARFSEHGYNVALRGADIVAAFVTPLSLRYQFDFWGKHRAALDAALGEAAAEEAEQAEVRLQLTAAIARAYFRGVALRQQLDLIRAQAALQREWLQVVETRFALGLDAADPVKQVSSELEAVNEREAGVQDHLNLQRNLLARLVGQGPDATQDLFVDQVSLPERIPLPTTLPLGLLAHRPDLAAALHRAEAAAQRIKVAKASFFPTVDLTAFVGLSALRMTKGASSLANILFSGSSFAYGVAPGLRLPLFEGGRLRGELSAQRAEYDGAVESYNQTLLQAVREVADSLDNWRQARLGVEAQNRLLAAQRAAFDLAQERLRSGLDDRRAVLSRRHSVLSQEYALKTLETDQFLAMADLIEALGGGYTSGADGVRPSNPPE
- a CDS encoding MFS transporter encodes the protein MTIAYSKRLRGWRFVLFNLALGLGHMIVLFNAGSYIALMPHVAGDLGGVAPSLGTWAQTDFMIGLALAFPIARWMSGRWGDYPVLATAFVAYAVASYLCAISETLWLFLPARIFLGFAGGITLPIGQALLLQEYPDRLKSVGLGVWGMFTLTPFTVGCLVGGWIADELGWRHLFGLNIVCALGIAGVTGSLLYGRGCRRRYTRFDFVGFMLLSLILGGVQTLLNQGNDFDWLDSLFLRGVFIAVIVALPCLVIWEQGERHPAFDVRLFAHRNFAIGTICLTVGFLGIQGLLSLFIVQLQLLLGYTSYLAGLLFLSMFLLAAPVIAVMHELIKGVDARLFACLNLLGFAFTFRWIGLFDAAESFDQIVWPMLLLGFFLGSFFTPLTALTLHGLSGTPVMRAAEAVALLRIAAGAFGITLQGVVLFRRSPFHQLDLADHFGGRRFASLDLLQQASARLENAGLDAGSATAKLGALIRQQAGILALNDAFLLASYLFLGLAALVWLAHATHRPLHPSMAEDLNEIRVEELMEEP